The following proteins are co-located in the Kiritimatiellia bacterium genome:
- a CDS encoding nucleoside deaminase, translating into MQYRLNPKYMKLAVKAAQKSIRTLRGGPFGACIVKSGKVVAVAGNTVFKEDATCHAEVNAIRIASRKSGTYDLSGCVIYTTTEPCPMCFSAIHWSGINCIVYGTRIADAARAGFNELSISVQSLKRQSGARIKICAGFLAEECGQLFQEWKELANKKPFLINHRAPYFAKGPKR; encoded by the coding sequence ATGCAGTACAGATTAAATCCTAAATATATGAAGCTGGCGGTGAAGGCGGCCCAAAAAAGCATAAGGACTTTGCGTGGAGGCCCTTTCGGCGCCTGCATAGTCAAGTCCGGCAAGGTGGTGGCTGTCGCCGGGAACACTGTATTTAAGGAAGACGCGACCTGCCACGCTGAAGTTAATGCGATCAGGATCGCCTCCAGGAAGTCAGGGACATATGATCTTTCCGGATGTGTTATTTATACCACTACTGAGCCCTGTCCGATGTGTTTCAGCGCTATCCATTGGTCCGGGATAAACTGCATTGTTTACGGCACACGCATTGCCGACGCGGCAAGGGCAGGATTCAACGAGCTGTCCATATCGGTCCAGAGTTTGAAGCGGCAGAGCGGCGCCCGCATCAAGATCTGCGCGGGTTTTCTTGCAGAGGAGTGCGGACAACTTTTTCAGGAATGGAAAGAGCTGGCAAACAAAAAACCTTTTCTGATCAATCACCGGGCGCCCTATTTTGCCAAAGGCCCGAAAAGATAA